TACTCTCACTGTTCTTTACAGTTCTATTCCAGAAGTTGCTATGTTGTctacaaaccaaaaaaaaaatattacttcttttttctttcatatttctaTTTGTATTTTGCCTTGTCCTACGTCGGCTTAGCTCATTTCAGTCTCTTCTCAGGGAAGGCTTTAAACGCGATCGACTCGATTAGATTGTTGGGACAAAGTTCGGTTTAAACTAGTAATCTGCTCTGTGCCAAATAACGCTACCTTGCTGTTAGGAAGGGGAATGCGCACGATAGTTACTCGTCATTTTGCTCATCGAGTCAAAAAAGCAAGTCAGCTGAACTGCATCTTTTAACTTAATAAGGTTACTGTTCTGTAGCTACATCGATTTTTCACCCCGCAAGAATTCAAGAACAAGTTGTTTTACATCACTCTCTCGAAACATGACGGAAGCGGAGTTATATTCCGAATATAAAGGCGTTTACGTTCCAAAACTCCTGCACCCACCAGAGAGCTTGAAGTTCCTGGAAGAATTTACTTTCCGCCACGACGACGTTATTGTTGTGACCTACCCGAAATCTGGTAACGTTTCTGAATGTTGTTGTTCATCCACAATTACACTaccttgtatttttttcttttttacatttcagactATTgttgtgaccaaaaaaaaatcttgcgAGATTATCCATGCCGctgcacgcctgtgtgtgtggtttcgACACGTAAATTGTATCCTGGGGCAAGGAATTTAACTTAAAAAACTCTTAGAAAACTCTTATCAGTGTAacttaaattatgttaaataaaatactcACAAGAACAAAAGATAATTATtctatgtatgaatgtatgtcaGTAAAGTAAGTGTGCCAGTGTTGATATGAGGCCAATCTACAGCTGATATTTCCCCCACATTCGTGAACTCTTGTTGTTTTAAGTGGAAGTGTCCAACGCAGTGTGGTTTCCCCAGCGTGCGGTGTGCAAGTGTAACTGGCTTCATGCTCACAGAATAAGTGATTCCCTTGAATCCTGAATAGACTTATGTGGAACTACGTTCTGAAATCGTGACGTCTGTATTTACATATTGATTTCCTTCAAGTGAACACAACAATCTTTAGAACTCTTTAGATTGTATCTCcatgtaatgatgatgattacatGTAGAAAACACTTCCTGTTACAAACTTGAAAATTCATGCTGCCGTGCGTGGGCGGACTAATGCAGTAATTTCAACCTACTATACAGCCATAGCAGATACAGAGTGGGGAGAATGTCTACCTGTTAAGAAACAGAACAGTACTTTTTAAGGTATAAGGACGTAAAAGATAACAAATTCGTTTATGCTATACACAGACTGGGAAACAACATCGTTTCTGGTATCATTTACTTGCCTTTTTGTAGTACACCTTTTGAATGATAATGTGAACATGAATACGTGAAAGAGAGGCCAACCAAATGTAGACAGAGGGGACATATACACAgtgtaatgtacattttatgcTGTTGTGGTCATATCAATCTCAAAGAATTCAGACAAATGCATTGGACAAAAGCATCCTCAGTAAGTATGCATGCAGTATTACACAAGATGCTTAGCAAGCGGCCAAACTTGCAACAATTTGCTACTCTGAACAGTTGTCATTGGCagaatatgtatacatataggCTATCCTGACAGAAAAGACCAAAGGTAAACAGTATATTTAGACATGTTGGAAAATTTGTGATAATGTAATGCTCCAGCTCTGGTCAAATgtaacaaatactgtatgtctgccCATGTCTCTACAGGTACAACATGGATGCAGGAGATTGTTCCCCTCATCCAGAGTGAGGGGGATATGGCTCCTGTAGTAACCATTCCCAACTGGGACCGTATGCCCTGGCTGGAAGAACACCGTGCCATGCTGCTGAACCTGGACCAGAGACCCTCCCCTCGCATGTTTGCCAGCCACTTCCACTACTCCATGATGCCGGAGTCTTACTTCAGGGTCAAGCCAAAGGTACAGAAATGTGAGACATTCAAACAGCTAAatggacaaacacaaacactggttTCCTGTTGGTTACTCAATTTGTACCTAAAAAGCTTTAGCATAAAACATTCACCTGCTGCAGGTATTGAGGAGTGAGTAGGTACTGGCTCCCTGCAACAAATCAGTATCTGTATTATCTCAGTTTTAGCCTTAAAAGTATAATTAGGTGGTTGTTTTaggagcatttttttccatttatatgaCTTTTAAGGGGATGATATTACTTTGTAAGTTTCCACTTGAAACAGAGAGTGAGCCCTTGCACAATGTTGCTCTATGACACCAATCCCCATCAGGTATAGTGAAATAGCTTGAGCCTCTTCAGTctatttgaatgtgaaatgcactgtAGGTTGTTTATTATACTTTTATTCAAGTTAGAAACCTCAGCAAGAAGTAGAACTGAAGTCATGCTTTGTTCCAGGGCATGTTGACAGacactgtaatatatattttaaatacagtatactgAACCAGGGAGGTGTGTTTTGCAACTGAAATATTAGAGTATGGATATTCAGAGGCACTCCCTGTTTCATGATGACCTGTATGTacagtgtttgtgaaaataCTGCCATCGTCTTGTGGTACAAAATACCAGTTCACGATAAGAGCCTAGATATCATCAACATAAGCGAGAAAAAAGAATGTCCTCATATTACTTAACCTTCTATTGTTGCATGTTACAACATACAACTTTTCTGCACTTCATATGCAAGCAgacttaaatataaatatatctatGGGAAAGTAGGAACCAGTCTGCAGTGATCCAGTTTTATAGAGGAGTTTCCAAAAATACGTTTTGTAAAATTGGAGACAGcctatttgtatgtatgtataaatctgtattttaaagaTGTCTTGTCAAGTGTCTTCAGCGCTATCAGCAAATGCACTCCTTGCAAAACTGATTCAGCCAATCAAGCATCAGAAACACCTGAATATTGATTAATTGATTCTTTCACAGGTCATTTATGTGATGAGAAACCCAAAGGATGTTTTCACTTCAGCCTTCCACTACTATGGGATGGCATCATACCTTGTGAACCCAGGGACAACAGATGAGTTCCTAGAAAAGTTTCTGAATGGAAAAGGTACAGGATGGAGTTTTGTATTTGCTGCAGTTCTCTTTCACTGCATTTGAAAGCAGAAATTCACCTGATCTGAACTTGATGCATAAAGCCTTCCCTTTTCAGTAATAGAATAATATCTGTTAGCAAAACATGAATGCGAACTGTATTTTCTGAAAACGTCTACTGTTACATGACTAGTGTTCAGCTATGTTAATTTCCATTACTCTTGTCATTCAGAGTAACAATTCCtaacagtaacattttaaactattttcCCAGTGATGTTTGGATCATGGTTTGATCATGTTAAGGGATGGCTAAATGCAGAAGATCAAGACCGTGTGATGTACATTTCCTATGAGGAAATGATacttgtatgtatattttttttttacacttattTCTAATACAATACTGCTCATCAGCAATTTCAAGAGACCTGAGAGTGATATAAAATTACACAATTATGTATATCCAGAGTTCTGCAGAcagatgtatgtgtatgcatatgtgagCGTTCATCTTACGTTGGTTCCTGTTCTGTATAGGATCTTAATGATTCTGTGTCAAGGATTGCCCGTTTCATGGGGAAATCTCTGAGTGAGGAGGTGACCAAGAAGATTGCAGATCACTGCACTTTCAAGAgtatgaaacaaaacaagatgtCCAACTACTCACTGGTGCCAGAAGAGTTCATGGACCAGAAAAAATCAGAGTTTCTTAGGAAAGGTACtgtatggtaaaaaaaaaaaacgaaacaaaaaaaagcatcaacATCGCAATAGGTGGTGTTTTAAACTCAGTCAGTACAGTCAGTGCATTATCTACTTACATACTTCATACCTAAAATGGCcagaatataataaatattgtatcCTGGAGCAAGGACCGTAAATTGACCataaatttttttcttccccccttAGGAATTACTGGTGACTGGAAGAATTTGTTCACAGAGGCTCAGATAGAAAAGTTTGATGCTGTTtatgaagagaaaatgaagggCATCAACTTCAAATTCGTGTGGGATTGATCACAGGCACAGGAGGAGCCTCTCTTCAATAAGAACAACAATCATTTTAAGAATTCAACACACATTATAGCTTTATTTTTCTAACCTCTccttttgatcattttaaaatggggCACTACTACAAAGCCTTGTTCTTTTGTATATGGACAAGCTATCCCTTTACTTAACCATTACCCAATAACCTGTTGTTTAGTTCTCTCTTCCTTTGAAGGCCATATAAATGATTTTTCAGCTGCTTTGATGTACTTTTTCAGGAATAAAGCCCAAGCTCTCCACCCCATATTGAATTGACAAAAAGCATATGGCACCAAATCATGCTTGCTACCTAGACAGATATTCTGTTGAGTCAAAGGCAGCTAGTGGCAGGATAACTAGATGAAATTATCTAGCTAAAGGTACAGTCTGCAGTCCACAACGAATAAACCAGGTCATCTGAAAATCATAATCATGACTATCTACCTGCAGGTTGAAAATAAAGCAGTGAAGTTGTTTTTTCACCTTATCAAGtaatatagctagctagaatATGAACACAATCTGCTGAGCTGTCCAGATAAAACACATTAGAACATTAATGAAAATTACCAGTACTAATTTTATGCCAGCCAGTACGAAACAAATCCTGACAAAATGTTGCAAAAGGGACACCTGTTGGAATGCTCAAAGTGTGAATTAACATGGTTAATTAGTAGGAATAAAATTTTAATCAACTCAATGACAGTTTACCATTCTATACAGTATCAAGATGGTGTATGCAATATGCAGTATGTCAATGAAAAATGGGCTCTGATTTCTTACAAGCCTTTACTTGCTCACTTATAAAAGTACAGAAATGTTGACATTACACAAATGTAACCACTGGATTTGTGGCAGGCTTAAACATGTGCAGCTGTTACTTGAAAACATAGCTCTGATAGCTTGAAGCAGGTACAGATAAACCTGTAGAGTTTACTTAGAAAGACTAGACCTGTATTAAGCCAAATGCCCTGACATGAGTTCTCAACAATTTGTCCTCAAGAGGACACATGGGTGCAAACaagtaacattttcattaatgaaacaGGGCTAAGAAATGGATTGTGGGCAGTTATGAGTATGCAcctcaataaaaaagaaagatggcTGTCTGTCATACAGCAATTGTACAATCAGATGCCTGTGACAGCAACTGTACCCCTCATGGAAAGATTTTACAACCCATtgtatgtaaaaacaaacataaccaTGGGCAAAGAATGTGTCTGTCATGAATTGATAAAAAATGGATACACAAGACCATTATGTACTCCCTATAAAACTGTGGGGCTACTGTAGAAGAGCCCTAATACCATCTAGGCACATGTATGGAGACTCAAATTATATTAAAATCTATGTTCCAGGTGCCATCTTCAATTTTGAAAGCATACATATCAGGCTGTTGATCTAGCATTTATATACAAGTCTCTTACAGAATATTCTGTCATGATTTTCATAATGGAAGAAAACCAGTACCAGTGTGAAAGAGAAGTCCATTTAATTCGACAGATGTTTGTGTGTAGCCTTCAAGTCTGATGAAGGTGAAGTAGTTAGTTGCCAGTGTGGAAACTAACATGACTGGGGCACTTTTCTTTTCCGCTTCCCTGCAGGGGTTTTTTGTGCCTTTGCAGATTTGGTCAATTGGACTTTGCCAGGAGTCCCTTTGCCCTTGCTGGGGGTCTTCAGCTTCAGTCCCTCCTTTGCTACACCACCATTTGGTGCCTTCTTGCTTGATGTTCCTGTTTTACTGGGGGTTTCTGATGGAGGTCCCGTGGGCCTCTGGCCTTTCCTTCCTTTTACTCCTGCAGGCCTGGGTGCTTCTTCAAGTCCCTCCTTGCACAGATTCTAAAAGCATAACCAAAGAAACTTTCTGTAAGGATACTGTGGCCAAGGGAAACTGACAAGCCTTCTGCTTCACGTACCCATATATGGGCTATGCAAATGTACCCACGTCATATATATATGCCGCTGTGGGGTTAAATGACAAATTGACATAATATTCAGTTATTTCAATTTGATGAGtcccttcatttttttgtatttacaggCACAATCCAGAGTTTCCTGGACCCTTAGCTCAAAGTAGATTCATCCATtcacatattatacattaaaaaacagaatttaaagcCATAAACTGAACTGCCATGTTTGCAGATCAAATAATTAAACTTTTGGGCCTCTAAAGCAAGGGCCATGCCGTAAGTGTTTGCATAGCAAGTCCTGTTTCCATTATGACAATGCATCTTCCAAATGGAACAACAGAAAATACTGACGGACTACATTTTGTAGCATGTTAAGTCGCAATACCATACCATGATTCTACTTAAGTTCAGTATCATGTCAAGCAAAGCAAGTTACTTTTGTTGGACAGCAGTTAAATAAAAAGGTGTGCAGACCTGGAAAACCGTAGTGACAGAAGCTCTAGCAACAGCTTCTGAAACCCAACAAAACTGTGCCCAAAAAGCTGCATAGTGACTACAAACGTTGCACTTGATGTGCACTTGTACACTTTGATTCAGATTTATTATTTGTGaagggaaaaacatttttttgtttaactgtgGCTGTTAAGATCCTGGCAGTGCAGAAAATTCAGGGTTCATATACAAATCCTGAATGAACATTTTACTACTGCTCCTACATGTTCTGTCTTTAAGCACTTGCATTGTTTACAGGGTGCTGAACCCGTGTGTAACAGCCTTTAAATCTTACTAGCAACCCTCACCTCTCGTTTGGCCTTTTTGTTTGGAGACACAATGGGAACCAGCTGTGggatttcttcttcttcctgaaGTGTATCCTCTTGTCCAGCATCCTTCTGAACAGGCTTCCCTCCTGTTTTAGCCTTCTTTTTGTCTGTCACTTTCTGCAATTCATACACCCAATTCATTACAATCTACTGCAGAGCATTTTTACAGTGGGTTAATGCCAGTGTGCAGAGGCAGCGCTGCGCTCCTACCTTAGAAGAGGCGGTCTTCGGCTTCGCTTCCTCCAGCAGGGCCAGGTGATTCAGGTCCGAAGTATAGATGGGCAGAGCCACAGAGGTCTGGCTTTTCAGATGGATGATTTTGATGTCGTTTCCTTTCTGAAACGGGGAGACGCCTCGTCTCAGCCTACTGTCTCAAAaaatctaaacatttttttccattcttgcACTCAAGGTAAAATGCACCCTGCATTGTGTAATTGCACGGTTCAAATATCATCCACAGCCCCATTTACCAGAGGACTGCCACACCACAGCTGTGCTGCAATCTGCAATCAAGACAAAGATAACAGAAAAGACACAGGTCTGTTGACTCACCATGGGCAGTTTAGATGTAATGGTGCTGACTGCATCCATGATGTTCTCCACCACCTCATCAACGGTCATCCCAGAATGAGCCACACAAGCCATGCtgcaatacacacaaacagtaagACCCAGGACCGGAAGCTCTTCCCCTACTTCATATGATATATAATCTAGCCCGAGGGCTAAGGGGTTGAGTGCAATGCATTCCTTGTACAACCCGGTTTTGTGTATTGTTGTGTACGCATATGCCTGTGTGTCAAAGCTGTAGAGACAAGCCCCAACAGAAGAGGGAGGCCCATCTGGATACACTTTGCATTGCTATGGCACTATCTTTGCCCTGGCCCAGCACTGAGATAGAAGGGCAGGGTTTGCTG
This genomic stretch from Megalops cyprinoides isolate fMegCyp1 chromosome 1, fMegCyp1.pri, whole genome shotgun sequence harbors:
- the LOC118790794 gene encoding sulfotransferase 2B1-like, encoding MTEAELYSEYKGVYVPKLLHPPESLKFLEEFTFRHDDVIVVTYPKSGTTWMQEIVPLIQSEGDMAPVVTIPNWDRMPWLEEHRAMLLNLDQRPSPRMFASHFHYSMMPESYFRVKPKVIYVMRNPKDVFTSAFHYYGMASYLVNPGTTDEFLEKFLNGKVMFGSWFDHVKGWLNAEDQDRVMYISYEEMILDLNDSVSRIARFMGKSLSEEVTKKIADHCTFKSMKQNKMSNYSLVPEEFMDQKKSEFLRKGITGDWKNLFTEAQIEKFDAVYEEKMKGINFKFVWD
- the rsl1d1 gene encoding ribosomal L1 domain-containing protein 1, yielding MHVDDMAEEQSMLDRAQVKKAVQALQAYLKSTSTSESLLLNESQHISLLLTFWKIPKQEQTIRIPLPHGIRSDTGEVCLFTKDEPSMTPDQTERFYKKLLTEKGVKGVTEIMPLKVLKTEYKPYEAKRRLLGNFDLFLADARIYRLLPSHIGKHFYESKKVPLSVNLQSKQLARDLERVIQGSTLRINKKGSCCMACVAHSGMTVDEVVENIMDAVSTITSKLPMKGNDIKIIHLKSQTSVALPIYTSDLNHLALLEEAKPKTASSKKVTDKKKAKTGGKPVQKDAGQEDTLQEEEEIPQLVPIVSPNKKAKRENLCKEGLEEAPRPAGVKGRKGQRPTGPPSETPSKTGTSSKKAPNGGVAKEGLKLKTPSKGKGTPGKVQLTKSAKAQKTPAGKRKRKVPQSC